From Bombyx mori chromosome 10, ASM3026992v2, a single genomic window includes:
- the LOC101740511 gene encoding uncharacterized protein LOC101740511, producing MAVSNAMFLFEVVVESVKSLVESRHLVIRSDFADIFSLELKDPKQMHITMPEPPPLPPEPPGKKGKKKAAPKKGKKGKGKGKGKVEEPPPEPAIQSGQSVLFSSTAEFLLQNMKKFPMEVSLWSKEENLAFIGATFIPWDPMFLSYLEKIYNCQEPPPVTLKEEYNVFEEGTAKLMAKLGIQIKLSYLSDRVTVAFRTLTEDPAVKKYLYTGINSKTTSYMCTMKTTDEIFEENSNKIDNNYVVDKPKTDTKIVYADYKNAPGANLSFFKEGDYCCMGKADKPPDSLYKAPEKCPDVNFIIDYVRNIIISCNDNMRMLTPRPTIRPRIRATDIDRLCYCKETAWPEGKLAEHFRNEVQSGPCPICTKGDTSKIGGTGRVNFDVANIRGPCGRPDCRIARDIRAYIENLVEEDNREFNINEIVGPCGSKTCTLAAKIQEFLRHEGPFTQGTTLEGLSTQCACVKQMQEALTKKKSCDSLCEKACDESDSEASQCDGQECPFKKPSERVFQVYYCTVEHGQDNKTSATNSPASSSSNFKYCSSSCPSVKASQKTLCSKSACSSAAMTKDTDDSKCETPSCRTKQANLTPSPADSDVVLDLANIYNSCGVKTCDVAEKVKDLIVDLSQQKKSKVDTDDPCYCDCVCDFKFSNKTTYCAVCGGYESLGTDMKDQPEFAKPHPCPVYHKLYDKKYIKVNSPWPEEDEKKKQNDTLSLKSMKTTASKTGASSDKKLASSRSAKSFTDKKEEETKTKKPKQEKKKIGKFTANVEEEQPVVVEKKQEIRYPYPPVPKNMGWNWTAEDIPGMKPRPKWKPGAANKILVRRYRALREGVDVLAKKKRAQQQRKKKIELKPTIVVTKKDGEYTVQMEVLKQYSKERLVHQFPYEEKQPLVYTIGKTEEEKVKIQKRRERKERRETRRKSRLLQSTFRDKCQEICLKAYNQAIGLLPPPNPNDPDCPCSTQPLENLTPPIDSCSCSDEASVSSSDTDGDEWTIEFSPPAAKWDAKAKHPPLLNDNETQYTYLDYKVKLVDKHGSPVPRFFKGPDGKQECSDLGGFWGPDHFWMEINKDGYIGPDNRWVPMNFTGPDGMFYSAEEGFFTDSNGRNLKIGVDGYIDKDGKWAWYSKSRGARSGKSKSTLTSSTIGNKKIIKEVKPDLVQKSKLDEKGKSPQITPEIGAKSKKALPAKVNFNNENKTRKSVSNSVPKSKNPIVMNVAVKYTRSKSPAKSQGMSYMDPKKLAKYREIMQGLEIYDDLRELKPPMKANRASNTPRKKISPFTMHDSSLSKNYSNCTRESSLTKC from the exons atggccGTTAGCAATGCCATGTTTTTATTCGAGGTTGTCGTCGAAAGTGTAAAGAGTTTGGTTGAAAGCCGACATCTGGTTATTAGGAGTGATTTTGCAGATATATTTTCTCTCGAACTCAAAGATCCGAAACAAATGCATATAACAATGCCGGAACCACCGCCTTTACCGCCCGAACCACCAGGGAAAAAGGGAAAGAAAAAAGCTGCTCCTAAAAAAGGAAAGAAAGGTAAAGGTAAAGGTAAAGGTAAAGTGGAAGAACCTCCTCCAGAACCAGCCATACAGTCGGGCCAATCAGTACTCTTCTCGAGTACCGCAGAATTTCTTTTACAAAATATGAAGAAATTTCCCATGGAAGTTTCTCTTTGGAGTAAAGAAGAAAATTTGGCTTTCATTGGTGCTACTTTCATTCCCTGGGATCCTATGTTTTTGTCTTATTTGGAAAAAATCTACAATTGCCAAGAGCCACCGCCCGTAACCTTAAAAGAAGAATATAATGTGTTTGAGGAAGGTACAGCAAAACTTATGGCAAAATTAGGCATCCAAATAAAGCTTTCGTATTTGTCTGATAGAGTAACAGTGGCTTTTCGGACTTTGACAGAAGATCCAGCTGTGAAAAAGTATCTTTATACCGGTATAAATTCTAAAACTACGTCTTACATGTGTACCATGAAGACTACAGATGAAATTTTCGAAGAAAATAGTAACAAAATAGACAATAATTACGTCGTTGACAAGCCAAAGACCGACACTAAAATAGTTTATGCAGATTACAAAAACGCTCCGGGAGCTAACTTGAGTTTCTTTAAGGAAGGTGACTACTGTTGCATGGGGAAAGCCGATAAGCCTCCGGATTCATTATATAAAGCACCAGAAAAATGTCCAGATGttaatttcattattgattACGTGCGAAACATAATCATATCTTGTAATGATAATATGAGAATGCTAACTCCTCGTCCCACCATAAGACCTAGGATTCGAGCTACTGATATTGATAGGCTATGTTATTGTAAAGAGACTGCATGGCCGGAAGGCAAACTAGCCGAGCACTTCAGAAACGAAGTACAGAGTGGACCATGCCCTATCTGTACAAAAGGTGATACAAGCAAAATTGGAGGAACAGGACGCGTCAATTTTGACGTCGCTAATATACGTGGTCCTTGTGGCAGGCCTGATTGTCGAATCGCTCGAGATATCAGAGCATATATTGAAAATTTAGTTGAAGAAGACAACAGAGAATTCAATATCAATGAAATAGTTGGTCCCTGTGGCAGCAAAACGTGTACACTTGCAGCAAAAATACAAGAGTTTTTGCGTCACGAAGGGCCTTTCACTCAAGGAACTACTCTAGAAGGTCTTTCTACTCAGTGTGCATGTGTAAAACAAATGCAGGAAGCTTTAACTAAAAAGAAATCATGCGATTCTCTCTGCGAAAAAGCGTGCGATGAAAGTGATAGCGAAGCTAGTCAATGTGATGGGCAAGAATGTCCATTCAAGAAACCAAGTGAACGAGTTTTTCAAGTTTATTACTGTACCGTCGAACACGGACAAGATAACAAAACAAGTGCAACGAATTCACCAGCATCTTCATCTTCAAATTTTAAGTATTGTTCGAGTAGCTGCCCGAGTGTCAAAGCTTCGCAGAAAACTCTATGCTCAAAAAGTGCTTGCTCTTCCGCCGCTATGACGAAGGATACAGACGACTCCAAATGTGAAACACCCTCGTGTCGTACGAAACAAGCTAATTTGACCCCAAGTCCAGCTGACAGCGATGTTGTACTAGACCTTGCTAACATATACAATTCATGTGGTGTGAAGACTTGCGATGTTGCTGAGAAAGTCAAAGACCTTATTGTTGACTTAAGCCAACAGAAGAAAAGCAAAGTTGACACTGATGATCCTTGTTACTGCGATTGTGTTTGCGATTTTAAATTTTCGAACAAAACCACGTATTGTGCTGTTTGCGGTGGCTATGAGAGCTTAGGTACTGATATGAAAGATCAGCCTGAATTTGCTAAGCCTCACCCTTGCCCTGTGTACCATAAGTTATAtgacaaaaaatacattaaggtTAATAGCCCATGGCCTGAAGAAGATGAAAAGAAGAAGCAGAATGACACACTTAGTCTTAAAAGCATGAAAACTACAGCTTCCAAGACTGGAGCTTCATCGGATAAAAAGTTGGCCAGTTCGCGTTCAGCGAAAAGTTTTACAGACAAAAAGGAAGAAgagactaaaacaaaaaaacctaaACAAGAGAAGAAGAAAATCGGAAAGTTCACGGCAAATGTAGAAGAAGAAC aacCAGTTGTAGTTGAAAAGAAACAGGAAATCAGGTATCCATATCCTCCTGTTCCAAAGAACATGGGATGGAATTGGACGGCAGAAGACATACCAGGAATGAAG CCAAGGCCTAAATGGAAACCAGGAGCAGCTAATAAAATATTGGTAAGGAGATACAGAGCTTTGAGGGAAGGTGTCGATGTTTTAGCCAAGAAAAAGAGAGCCCAGCagcaaagaaagaaaaagataGAGCTTAAACCGACAATTGTGGTTACGAAAAAAGACGGAGAGTACACAGTACAGATGGAAGTTCTAAAACAGTATTCAAAAGAACGTTTAGTTCACCAATTTCCTTACGAAGAAAAACAACCTCTAGTTTACACTATTGGTAAAACGGAAGAAGAAAaagttaaaatacaaaaacgTCGTGAGAGGAAAGAACGTAGAGAAACGAGAAGAAAGAGTAGATTGTTACAGTCCACATTCAGAGATAAATGTCAAGAAATTTGTTTGAAAGCGTACAACCAAGCCATAGGTTTGCTTCCACCGCCAAACCCCAATGATCCAGATTGTCCTTGCAGCACTCAACCTCTCGAAAACCTAACTCCTCCGATTGACTCGTGCTCCTGCTCTGACGAAGCTAGTGTTTCCAGTAGCGATACCGATGGTGACGAATGGACTATCGAATTCAGTCCGCCGGCAGCAAAGTGGGATGCAAAAGCTAAACACCCTCCGCTCTTGAATGACAACGAGACCCAATACACTTATTTGGATTACAAAGTTAAATTAGTAGATAAACATGGTAGTCCTGTACCAAGGTTCTTTAAAGGCCCGGATGGGAAACAAGAATGCAGTGATCTAGGTGGTTTCTGGGGCCCGGATCATTTCTGGATGGAAATAAACAAAGATGGATACATAGGTCCAGATAATCGTTGGGTACCAATGAACTTTACCGGACCCGATGGTATGTTTTACTCTGCCGAAGAGGGTTTTTTCACGGACAGCAATGGACGTAATTTGAAGATTGGTGTGGATGGCTACATCGACAAAGATGGAAAATGGGCGTGGTACTCCAAGTCGAGAGGAGCTAGGAGTGGTAAATCAAAATCAACTTTAACATCATCGACtattggtaataaaaaaattatcaaagagGTTAAACCTGACTTGGTACAGAAAAGTAAGCTCGATGAAAAGGGTAAAAGCCCACAAATAACTCCAGAGATCGGTGCTAAAAGTAAAAAAGCGCTCCCTGCAAAAGTTAATTtcaataacgaaaataaaacacgGAAAAGTGTTTCTAATTCGGTACCGAAGTCGAAGAACCCAATTGTTATGAACGTTGCTGTTAAATATACTAGAAGTAAGTCGCCGGCTAAGTCCCAAGGAATGTCGTATATGGATCCCAAAAAACTAGCTAAATATCGCGAAATAATGCAAGGACTCGAAATATATGATGATCTGAGAGAGTTGAAACCTCCGATGAAAGCTAACAGAGCCTCAAATACACCCAGAAAGAAAATTTCCCCCTTCACTATGCATGATTCGTCGCTCAGTAAGAATTATTCAAATTGTACACGTGAATCATCATTAACAAAATGTTAA